AAGCGAGGCCTTTGGGCAGATTGCGATTCAAGGGCCGCTTGCAAAAACTCTCATCAACAAAAAACATTGCAGTCTGGATGCAATAGAAGTGAAGGCTTTTTATTTTACGAAAGCAAATCTGTTTGGGGTGCCAGTCACTTTGGCGCGAACGGGTTATACGGGCGAAGATGGGTTTGAAATTTATACGCCCGCGGATCAAACTTCAAAAATCTGGTCTGCCCTTTTGGAAGAAGGAAAAAACTCGGGATTAATGCCTTGTGGTTTGGGTTGTCGCGATACGCTGCGTTTGGAGATGGCTTATCCTTTGTATGGTCACGAATTGAATGACGAGATTACTCCACTGGAAGCAGGTTTGGGCTGGGTCACCAAACTTCAGAAAGGAAATTTTTTAGGGCGCGACAAATTAATTGAACAAAAAGAAAAAGGCATTTCCAAAAAACGAGTGGGTTTTATCATGCAGGAAGAAGCCATTGCGCGTGCGGATTACAGCGTTTTTAATCAGGAAGAAAAAATAGGTTGGGTAAGCAGTGGAACTTATTCTCCCTCTCTTGACAAAAAAATTGGCTGTGCCTATGCCGACCCGAATTTTTCATCAATTGGAACGATCTTCAGCATTGACATTCGTGGAAAAAAGAAGAAAGCAGAAGTCGTCGGTACGCCTTTTTATCGAAAATAATTATTCTTGGAGAGCCTATGCATTGTCCAGAAGACCTTAAATATACCAAAGAGCACGAGTGGGTTCGTGTAAAAGGGAATGTCGCCACCCTTGGAATTACCGATTATGCCCAGGATCAACTGGGGGATATTGTATTTGTAGAATTACCCGAAGAAGGAGAAGATGTGGAAAAGGGAGATACCTTTGGTGTGGTAGAATCCACAAAGAGTGTGAGTGATTTGTATCTGCCTGTTTCAGGAAGGGTGATTGAAGTGAATGACCCGCTTCTGGATTCCCCCGAAATCGTCAATGAAGATTCTTACGGCGAGGGCTGGATGATTCGTATTGAAATGGATGACAAGAGTGAGTTGGACGATTTACTTTCTGCCGAAGAATATGAGGCCTTTCTTAAAGAAGAATCGGAGTAGTTCTTTGCGATACTTACCCCAAACTGAAATTGAAATTCAAAAAATGTGTGAAACGATCGGAGTGGAAAATCCCTCCGATCTTTTTTTTCAAAGCATTCCCCAGAAACTTCGCTTTCAAGGCAAGCTGGGTATCCCCGCCGCC
This genomic stretch from Deltaproteobacteria bacterium harbors:
- the gcvH gene encoding glycine cleavage system protein GcvH, with translation MHCPEDLKYTKEHEWVRVKGNVATLGITDYAQDQLGDIVFVELPEEGEDVEKGDTFGVVESTKSVSDLYLPVSGRVIEVNDPLLDSPEIVNEDSYGEGWMIRIEMDDKSELDDLLSAEEYEAFLKEESE
- the gcvT gene encoding glycine cleavage system aminomethyltransferase GcvT, with product NKMGMFDVSHMGELVVVGAQALEFLQYLTSNDVAAQKIGQCQYNLLMNEKGGVVDDLIVNRLGENEFFICVNASNIEKDFEWIKSHQSKFKVSVENQSEAFGQIAIQGPLAKTLINKKHCSLDAIEVKAFYFTKANLFGVPVTLARTGYTGEDGFEIYTPADQTSKIWSALLEEGKNSGLMPCGLGCRDTLRLEMAYPLYGHELNDEITPLEAGLGWVTKLQKGNFLGRDKLIEQKEKGISKKRVGFIMQEEAIARADYSVFNQEEKIGWVSSGTYSPSLDKKIGCAYADPNFSSIGTIFSIDIRGKKKKAEVVGTPFYRK